From the genome of Medicago truncatula cultivar Jemalong A17 chromosome 2, MtrunA17r5.0-ANR, whole genome shotgun sequence:
TAATTTGCCAATGCATTACACTTTCTTCGACCAAAATGACATTTGACTCATATTTCTACCAttgtataatattaaaaatgatcACATCCATTTTATAATGACCTATTTGACCATTTTatacctattaaaaaaaattaatgatatttgaacaacttttttaatacaatttttagGACAACTTTGTTATGCTCTCTTTtcattgatcaaaaacaatggagagaaaaaaagaaagagagagaataagaagataatgtgagtatgagagagaaaattgtataaaaatagttgtacaaaaatcatttctcttaaaaaaaaatgtataaatgaaaggaaaaaactACTAATCTATTAAATTATTCTTATCAAGATTTACATactgttctttaaaaaaaaaaagatttacatACTGTTCAACATTACCCAAATAAAAAAGTAGACGTTGACTTATAAGTAATATAAgtctattaatttatttttggtggaAATAAAATCTATcgatcattttttttgttgtaaaatcTATTAATTAATGAGTACAACCGGGAAAAACTAAAttaacatttcattaaaaaacatttgattaaAAAGTGAAAGTatcatatgattattttttgaaaataaaaaacatgttgGACCATGATtcctttttgaaattttttatcacATTCACACATTATTAGTTGTTGGATCAAGAGCAAACTATCTAAATTTTAAGCTCAATAGCAAAGTGCGAAACacaattcctttaaaaaaaaaaaaaatcatcacattCATACATTCAACCTATATTTATGGTTGAATCAAAAGATTTTAAAtcaacttatttattaaaacgaatcaaaaattacattttaatcTATACCGTCTAATTTTGACTCAACAATCGCATATGGGTCCAACACATGTGACATGTTAATGAATTGAATaaagttccctaaaaaaaaaaatgaattgaataaaGTATACGTGTGATGAGAAGGATTAAGACAGCGCGTGGTATCAACAGTAAGAAAACTTGAAAATGTCGTCACTTCACAATGACCCTACcgtagaaaaatgaaaaaacaaagctCAACAACCCATCCACCACCGTATCGTACCTTCTCCGCCAAACATCCAACAACTTTCTAACCACCACCAAAAAGCGCTTATTCCAACCGCGCTTTTTTCATAATCTCAATGGAATCCAAATCTCAACCAATTCTCCCTCCAATGGATCCTCCCGAAGATCTCTCCTCCGTTTGGGACCTCTCTTACCTCCTCGACTTCGATGACGATATTCCACAACTCCCGCCTCTTCCTAACCCTAATCCTACTCCAGAAGAAAACGAGAGGATCCGAAAGCGTGACCCGAGGTTAACTTGCTCCAACTTTCTCGCGGGTCAAGTACCATGTGCATGCCCTGAACTCGATGCTTTGTTAGAGGATAACGGTTTACCAGGAAAGAAACGAGCTCGAACTGCACGCGCGGCTGCATCGGCGCGTTGTCAAGTTCCTGGTTGTGAAGTTGATATCTCTGAGCTTAAAGGCTATCATCGACGGCATAGGGTTTGTTTGCGGTGTGCTAATGCTGCTACTGTTGTTCTTGATGGTGATGTGAAGAGATACTGCCAACAGTGTGGGAAGTAAGATTGATGTTGATTGTTATGATTTTTGCTATTGAAGTTGATTATTGTGaattttatgatgatgatgatgttgattgGGGATTTTGTTGGCGTTGTTGTAGGTTTCATGTTTTATCGGATTTCGATGAAGGGAAACGGAGTTGTAGAAGGAAATTGGAGCGGCATAATACTCGGAGGAGGAGAAAGGCCGTAGATTCTGCAGTAGGAGTTGATAATGAAGTTCAAACTGTTACTCAAAATGATGATTCCAATTGTGATGGAGAACTAGGAATAGGTTAGTTTATTATATTCACTGATTAGTATCACACTTACACTATGTGCTTGATTGAATCAGCTTATTTATTGGTATAAACACTTGTGACACTGTTTCGGAGAAGTTATGAAAACTGCGTATAACATGATgttcataaattgtttttaacttATTTCTGTCCGCACTAtaggataacttatgaaaacaacttatagggTTATACAAAAGCCGTTTGACTTTATCTTATCTTGTGttagaaatagcttattcataAGCGCTTATTATATAAGCTGCAAAATAAACTGTTTGTGCAAACAGGGCATATAACTCTGTCAACTGACAAGTCGATGGTTGAgtaattgtttttttccttcttcaataTGATAGTATATTCtaatttaatttccatctgGCTTTATGGATATGTATGGATCTTGCAGATTATTCGAATTTGAGTAGGGAGAATATCGAAAAAAGAGCGTTGCAggatcatgaagaagaaccgGTTGTTAATGGTTCGTCAACACCAGAGACACAGAATATTAATGGTGACAGTGTCGTTTCCTTTGTTGCTTCTGCTGAAACACAAGCGAATATTGGAAAAGATGTTTCCGATCCTTCTAAGTCGCCTTCATATTGTGACAATAAGAGTGATTATTCGTCTATGGTGGGTTGCTCTGCTTGTTTATTTATTGCTTTTATTTCATGTGTTTATTTTTGGTACGAGAAATTGCTGTTGGTGTTTGCTGATTGAAATTTTGCTTGCAGTGCCAAACAGGTCGGGTTTCTTTTAAGCTTTACGACTGGAATCCTGCGGAATTTCCGAGAAGGCTGCGGCTCCAAGTATTTAAAGCATTTTATTACAGTTTAGTATTTCGATTGTGGCAAGATTTTCTGCCAACTACATGCTAGTGACTGATTAACAAGCAGTCAAATGTTTTTGCAGATATTTCAATGGTTGGCAAGTATGCCTGTAGAGCTGGAGGGATATATCCGCCCTGGGTGTACTATCCTGACAATTTTTATTGCAATGCCAAATATTATGTGGATAAATGTAAGGGTTCAACTTGATGTTCTTTATATTATAGTTCTTGTACCATATCTTAAGTGCCCGTTAGGTAAAATGAATGCGTTCTTATTGCATTGGTTAAGTGCCCTGTATTAGACTTTATGGTTCTTCATTATGCTCATTCTCATGGTTGCTAGTTTTGCTACATTGAGATCATGTTTGTTTGTTCTCTAATTAGTTGTGTGCTACTACCTGCGACATTTCTCCACTCCCTCTCTCTGTAATGAATCAGGAATTTCGTTAATTActaataaaaagaattaaaaccCCGTTTTCAAGTATTTAGTTTTCATTGTATCTGATTGGTCCgtattttttctttccctttctGATTTCTGACTTCATTTTGTCTCTCTTATGGATCAACCAGTTACTCAAAGACCCTATGTATTATGTGCGTGATCTTGCTGCTCCCAGAAATATGCTATCTGGAAGAGGAACCGCTCTAATTCATCTGAATGATATGATCTTCCGTGTAATGAAAGGTTTGTTTCCGTTTCATTTGTATACTTCTTATTTTTGGTTCACTCTTCTCCTAAATTATTTGAGTTGTTTTTCTGGATAAGCATTTTAGAACCTTATTCAGGttccttttgttatttttagttATAGGCTTCAAGTTCTGAGGGAAGCTTTCAATTGTTTAAATTAACTAGTACATTTCATTGATTACAGATGGAATTTCTGTGACAAAAGTCGAGGTAAACATGCAGGCACCTAGGCTTCACTATATTCATCCCACATGCTTTGAAGCAggaaaacccatggaatttttTGCCTGTGGAAGTAACTTGCTGCAGCCTAAATTTCGGTATGTAATTTTCACCTCTTCTAAACATCATTTAAACTTTAAAGCATGTTTTTGCATGTTCATTCGACAGACATAAGCATACTTAtttgcattatatatatatatatatatatatttggcaGCTGGGGACCTAATGTAAGGGAAAACACATGCAGGTCACAAGGCAAGTGATAGAAACCAGAACCACACGAAGACAATTAATAGAGAAAACAACTTAGTAACAAAATACAGTGTTCGTATTATTCCTGAAATGATAATATTACAGTGGAACAATATCCTTATTGCCCATAGCTGAGCTGCTACTCTGTCCATATCTAACTATGATTTTCCAAGATACCTTTCTCATACTACTCAATCCCCCATATATTAGAACCCCTCTACGCGATTTCCCCTCTCTCACTCCCCCGCTACTCAATTTTGTAATCTACTTGTCTCCAccttaaatataaaaacaaaaggaatggagggagtagcAATTAAAGCTGCATTAttagtttcttaaaaacaaTGATTATCTCTGTTCCTAAATATGAGACCCTTGTGAAACCAATTCAAACCTTCTTGTATTAACTATTATTTCACCATAATACCTGTAGTTGCTTCATTTCTCTCTCATGTGAGGATCGAGGAAAGAGGTTTAGTGATGAGCCCAGATACAAATTAACTatgttaataattaattacatgCAAAAGTGAGATATTGAGTCCCAATAAAGAGTAATTTTGGAAACATAAGAcaaatttttaacaaatttaatgccacaaatcaaatgaaccaattttcttaatctgtgtaaatttgcacatgatagaaaaacccatttatcaAAAGGTCTTATATACGAGGATGTagttagtatatgaatgtagaACATTCCAATTAATTTATGAAGTGTATTTCACATCTAAGTAATGTATCAATAAGTGTACCTAAGGTAACATATCAATCAGTATACCCTTAGGTACTATATATTCTATTGGGGAAAAACACTGCATTACTTGAACTAAATACTAGGTACTATGATTGTAAACATCTTCAGTTGTCCTATCTGGAGTTAAGGAGAGAATATTTTATGCTGCAGAAAGTTAATAAAATGTTTCTGCTCATCACAGCATCAAGTTTTGCGAATAAAACTTCATGTAAAAGGCGATTATTCATATACCTagctatatattttatttaggaATTGAACTTCCTTAGGTTTGCATTCCTATAGCATAATGATAGCACAGTTTAGTAGGTTCTACCTTTTGTTATAatcttttttggtttcactCTGATCTGAGTAAATTTTgggaaatttaatttaatattatatttatcatGAAGACATAAATCACTTCGGTTGGCCTGGTGGTGTTGGTTTGGGACATTGGAGTGTGCTCCTTCAAGGACTCAAGTTCAATTCTCCCGGTACCAATTTCGCTGGGCTAGTTttgcttattcaaaaaaataaataaattatatttatcatatttgagttttttgtcttttagttGACACGTGTTTATGCTCATTTTCAAATGTATCATATTTGTTGAAGCCACTAGAATCGGTATAGTGGTGAGGGGTTTGGGTAGTATGCATGAGGTCATAGGTTCCGACTGCCACCATCGTACACCAAAAAAGATAGTATCATATTTATTCAGCTAGTTTAGATTTTGGTTCACTTGTCAATGTACTTCTGACTGTAATGAGGTGATATTCATGGCAGGCTTCTTGTATCATTTTATGGAAAGTATCTGAAGTGTGAGTATTGCGCTCCGTCTCCACATAACTCGGCTGAAGACAATATTTCTTGTGCTTTTGATAATCAGTTATATAAGATATGTGTCCCTCATATTGAGGAAAATCTCCTGGGGCCTGCATTTATTGAGGTAGTTTTTGACATCTTTTGTTTCCTGAACTATGCATTGACCTCCATTTCTAATTTCCTGCTGGCTATGTTTGATATCACATTGAGAAAGAACATTGACGTTGACCAATACTTATTGTTGCATGTTTTCTTTTAGATTCGTTAACTTCATATACATCTGTTGCAATTAAATTTTGTATGTATGACCTTAAAATTTAACAGTTCAttctaaaaaatcatcaaacaaatTGAGCAACACTGAAACTTCAATGGGTGCAGCTGAGTACTTTGACCATAAGTATTTAGTTTAACGTGGATGTGTCTTTTTCGTTGGTAatttctttctatatttttttcttatttatttatttttctgattTGTGCTGAATTAATTTCTACGCATCAAAAGATAATCATAATGCAACGTGCCAAATTCTAGCATATCCATAGAAAGTCTTCCTGGTATTGAATTTTGCACTGATATCTTATTGGTTCTTTTCATTTAACCTGTTCTTATCTATAGCAAATGAAATTTATCTAAGGAAGCTCTTTGACTAAAAGATGTAGTTATCATGGGAACTTTTGAATTTGGGATTTGCGTTATAAAATTGGGGTTTGGTGATGTTGTATTGAATTGTACTTGATCTGTAAGAAGTAAGAAATTTCTTAATGATTGTAACGTCAAAGCAAGATAAATTGCCCGAACCTTTTATTTGATGTGATTTTGGAGGTAGCTATAACCCTGATTAAATTTCACTTATAAATTGTTTATATCAAAATGGTTATTTTCCCCCTTTTTGTTTCATcatacttctttttctttctgtaGGTTGAGAATGAGTCTGGTTTATCAAACTTTATTCCTGTACTTATTGGGGATAAAGAAATTTGCACTGAATTGAAGATATTGCAACAAAAACTAGACGCTTCTCTCCTTTCTAAACAATTTCGGTCTGCATCTGGTAGTTCTATTTGTAGCTCATGTGAAGCTTTTGTACATATTCACACATCATCATCAGACTTGCTTGTAGATATAGCATGGTTACTTAAAGACCCTACTTCAGAAAATTTTGACAGAATGGTATCTGCTTCACAGATTCAAAGATATTGCTATTTGTTGGATTTTCTAATATGCAATGATTCAACTATCATCTTGGGAAAAATATTGCCAAATTTGATAAGCATAACGAAAAGCATGAAATCCAATATAAGTGATGTTGACATGGACCAA
Proteins encoded in this window:
- the LOC11437830 gene encoding squamosa promoter-binding-like protein 7 is translated as MESKSQPILPPMDPPEDLSSVWDLSYLLDFDDDIPQLPPLPNPNPTPEENERIRKRDPRLTCSNFLAGQVPCACPELDALLEDNGLPGKKRARTARAAASARCQVPGCEVDISELKGYHRRHRVCLRCANAATVVLDGDVKRYCQQCGKFHVLSDFDEGKRSCRRKLERHNTRRRRKAVDSAVGVDNEVQTVTQNDDSNCDGELGIDYSNLSRENIEKRALQDHEEEPVVNGSSTPETQNINGDSVVSFVASAETQANIGKDVSDPSKSPSYCDNKSDYSSMCQTGRVSFKLYDWNPAEFPRRLRLQIFQWLASMPVELEGYIRPGCTILTIFIAMPNIMWINLLKDPMYYVRDLAAPRNMLSGRGTALIHLNDMIFRVMKDGISVTKVEVNMQAPRLHYIHPTCFEAGKPMEFFACGSNLLQPKFRLLVSFYGKYLKCEYCAPSPHNSAEDNISCAFDNQLYKICVPHIEENLLGPAFIEVENESGLSNFIPVLIGDKEICTELKILQQKLDASLLSKQFRSASGSSICSSCEAFVHIHTSSSDLLVDIAWLLKDPTSENFDRMVSASQIQRYCYLLDFLICNDSTIILGKILPNLISITKSMKSNISDVDMDQLLKGMCNARDAICRKGGGIVLNSKMEGFKPAQCSSQNAKLSVVEVNSQGIQFRADAELGVLSSLASDEKNQKIPLLKRDIIMNMEELPKRCDHQNLTRGFLRSRPTTFVLVSLVVCLAVCVSVFHHGRVNELAVSIRRCLFNH